The sequence GCCTCGACCACGCCGGCGGCATCCCAGCCGAGGATGACCGGCGCCTCGGGGCTCCCGGCGCGGCGCATCCGCACCTTGGTGTCGACCGGATTGACCGAGATGGCCTTGACCCGCACCAGCAGGTCGCGCGGACCGGGGAGCGGGGCGGCGGCCTCAAACTCAAAGAGCGCGCGCTCCTCGGTGATGGGCAGCGATTGCGTGTAGCCTATGGCCTTCATGACAGTTCTCCCGCGCCGCGCCGCCAAGGCGCCGCGCCTGTGTTGACGTTCTGTCCCCAGATGTCGCCATGGCCGCGCGGCGCGCAAGAACGCACGAAATTGTCGGCAGCTATCGAAAATGTAACGCTCTTTTCCGCACGTGCCGCGCGCCCTAGATTTGGCGCGCCCGGAGCGGAGGCAGGCAATGGCGAGGCGGCATCAGGACTATGCGTGCGGCGAGGGCTGCCCGGTGGAGGCGGCGCTGGAAATCATCGGCGCCAAATGGAAGGGCGGCATCGTCTATCATCTGCTCTCGGGCGAGGTGCGGTTCAGCGAACTCGGCCGGCGCATGCCCAATGTCACCGCGCGCATCCTCGCCAAGGCGCTGCGCGAACTGGAGGCGGACGGGGTGATCGCCCGCACCGTCTACCCCACCATTCCCCCTCAGGTCGGCTATCGGCTGACCGCGGCGGGCGAGGGCCTGCGTCCGGCCATCCTCGCCCTGCACCGCTGGGGACGCCGCCCGCGCGGCGCCTTTGACGTGGCGGCAGAGTGAGGTGGCGGCAGAGTGAGGTGGCGGCAGAGCGAAGTGGCGGCGGAGTGAGTTTGCGCGCAAGGCTCTGGCCTTCGACGGCCGCGCTCATTAGAACGCCGGGAGTACCGAGCGCCTCCCGGTTCCGCCGGGAGCGACGCCGTCGCCGCTCGGTCCGCCCTTCGCATCGGCCCGCCGGAGTGTCATGACCCCTTCCGAGTCTTCCCTGCCGGAACAGGCATCGTCCGCGCCCGCCGGCGCGCCGCCGGATCGTGCCGGCGAGGACCGCCCCGCCAAGCGCGCGCGCTATCACATGCCGAAGCAGCGAAGCCCGCTGCGGCGCTGGATCACCGCCAACACGCAGAAGGCCGGGCGCCGGCTGGGGCGGCTGCTGTTCGACGCCGAGGGGCATCCGCGCGCCTTTCTGCGCGCGCTGCTGTTCGACGCCTATCAGCGCCCGCGCCCCGGGCTGGAGGGCGTGATCTTCAAGGAACCCGGCCGGCCCCGGCGTCCCTTCGCCAACTGGCTGACCCGTTCCGACGCGACGCTGGCGCCGCTGGTCGCCACGCTGCGTTTTCCCCCGCCCATGCCGGGGCGGCGGACCGTGTTCGTGGTGATCGAGACCAGCGCCGCGCCGGCGGAGGGGCTGCTGCGCCAGCTCGCCCGCGATCACCATGTCGTGGTGCTGGTGCTGGACGGGGCGACGGCGGATGGCGAGCGGGCTCCCGCCGGCGAAGGGGTGACGCTGGTGCCGGTGCCGGTCGCCGGCGCACGAGCGCCCCGCGCGGTGCTGCTCGACGCGCTGGCGCTGCGCGCCGGCGCCGACCGGCCGCTTTTCGCCGTCACCGCAGGACTGGGGACCATCGACGCCGCCGATGCTCTGGAGCAGCGCGGCATTCCCGTCGTCGCGGTGATCGGCGCTCCCGATGCCGGCCTTACCGGGCGAGCTTCGCCGGTCCCCGCCGTCGAGCCGGCTTTGGACCCGGTGCTGGGTCCGGCGCTGGAACTGGCGCTGGACCGGGCGAGCGCGCTCGTCTTCCCCTCATCCGCGGCGCGCGCGGCGGCGCTATCCGCCCTGCCGCGCTTTGCCGCGCGGCGGCGGCTGGTGGCGGCCGACGACCCGCTGGGCGCCGGCGCGGCCGAGGTGCTGGCCGTCGGCCACGAGATCGGCGAGGAACTGGACCGGGAAGTGTCGCTGGTGCTCGGCCATGAGCCGGAGCGGCTGGAAGTGCTCGACATTCCGCGCGAAAATGACCCGCCGGGCGATTTCACCGTGGTGGAAAAGCTGGAAGCGCGGATCGCCGACTGGCGGCGCAAGGCGCTGTTGAAGCGCCACCCCAACCGGCCGCCGCTGCGCCGGCCCTATTCCGGCTTTCACCCGCTGATCTATGCCGAGCACCATCCCGTCGCCTGCTTCGACCAAAGGCGCTACCCGCTCGCGCACTGGATCGAGCGCGGCTGCCCGCCGGGGCCGTGGGCGATCCCGGTGTTCGGGCCGCTGCGGGAGAAGCGGGCGAGCGGGCTGAAGAGCGCGCTGCACGGGCATTTCTTCTATCCCGACCTGCTGCCGGAACTGCTGGAGCGCGTCGCGGTCAATGCCAGCCGCCCCGATCTCTTCCTCACCACCGACACGCCGGCCAAGGCGGCCGAGCTGAAGGTGATGACGGCGGATTATCCGGCGCCGGTGCGGATCGACCTCGTGCCCAATAGCGGGCGCGATGTCGGGCCGTTCCTCACCGGCCTGCGCGACGTGCTGACGGGCGGCGGCCATGACGTGTTCTTTCATGTTCACGGCAAGAAGACGAAAGGCCGGCGCCGCGCCATTGGCGATCCCTGGCGGCATTTCCTGTGGGAGAATCTGATCGGCGGCGCCCACCCCATGCTCGATGCCGTGCTCGCTTATATGGAGGCGCAGCCGAAGCTGGGGCTGATCTATCCCGAGGACACGCATCTGCTGGACTGGGCCCGCAATGGCCGCATCTGTGCGGAGTTGCGGGAGGATCTCGGCCTGACCGAGCCGCCGGGCACCTATGTCGATTTTCCCGTCGGCAACATGTTCGCCATCCGGCCGGAGGCGCTTGCCCCCTATCTCCGGCTCGATCTCGGCTGGGCGGACTATCCCGCCGAGCCTATACCCGACGACGGCACGCTGATGCACGGGCTGGAGCGGCTGCTGCCGATGGCGGTGCGCGGGGCCGGCTTCACCACAGCCGCCGCGCGGGTGCCGGGCACCGACTGGGACTGAGCGGCCGGGGCGGCGGCGATTGCCGCCGCCGCAGGGGAAGGCTACATCACGGCCATGTCCGATGCTTTCCCGTCCAGCGCGTCCAGCTTCGCCCCCGCCGATCAGGTGCTGATCGCCCTTGCCCAGCTCAACCCGGTGGCCGGCGACCCCGCCGGCAATGCGGGGCGCGTGCGCGCGGCGCGGGCGCTGGCGGGCGGGCAGGGGGCGGAGCTGGTGGCGTTTCCCGAGCTTTTCCTTTCCGGCCGGCCGCCAGAGGAGCGGATGCTCGCCCCGGACTTTCAGGCCGCGTGCCGCGAGGAGGTGGAGGCGCTCGCCCGCGAGACCGCCGATGGCGGCCCGGCGCTGCTGCTCGGAGCGCCATGGAGCGAAGGCGGCCGGCTGTTCAATGCCGCGCTGCTGCTTGAGGGCGGCAAAGTGGCGGCGAGCCGTTTCAAGGTGGAGCTGGCCGGCTCTGGCCGGTGGGAGGAGCGCCGCGTCTTCACTCCCGGCCCGCTGCCGGGCCCGCTGGCTTTTCGCGGCGTGCGGCTCGGCGTGCCGGTGGGGGCGGATCTCGCCTCGGCCGATGTGATCGAGTGCCTTGCCGAGACCGGTGCGGAAATCCTCATCGCCCCGGGCGCCTCGCCCCATCAACGTCAGGCGCAGGACGAGCGGCTGAGCCTCGCCGTCGCCCGGGTGATGGAGAGCGGGCTGCCGCTTGCCTGGCTCAACCCGGTGGGCGGGCAGGGGGCGCTGGGGTTCGACGGCGGCTCTTTCGTGCTCAATGCCGACCGCACGCTGGCGGTGCAACTGCCGAATTTCCAGGAGCGGGTGCGGATCACCCGCTGGGAGCGCTGGGCCGACGGCTGGCGCTGCGAGGAGGGCGCACGGGCGCCACTGCTGGAGGGCGACGAGGCGGACTATGCCGCCGCCATGCTCGGCCTGCGCGACACGGTCGAGAAGAATGGGCATTCCGGCACGGTGCTGCCGCTCGCCGGCGATGCCGCCGCGCTCGCCGGCGTGCTCGCCGGCGTGCTCGCGGTGGATGCGCTGGGGGCGGAGCGGGTGCAGGCGGTGGCTTTCGCCGCGCCCGCGCCGGAGGGCTCTGCCGACGCAGCGGCGCTGATGCAGGTACTGGGCGTGCGCACCGATACAGCGCCGATGGCCGAGCTGCTGCAGGCGGTGGCCGGTGTTGTGGCGCCGCTGGCCGCCGCCCCGCAAGACGGCCGGGACACGCTTCCAGCCCATCTGCGCGCCGCGCTGCTGCAGACGCTGGCCGACCGGCGCTGCGCGCTGCTGCTGGCGCCCGGCGAGGACGTGCCGGGCGCTTTTGATCCTCTGGCCGGGCTCGACGACACGCAGTGGATCCGTCTCTCCCGGCTGCGCAACCGCTGGAAGCCGGCTGGGGCGCTCGGCCCGGACGGGCCGGTGGTTCCCGACGCCCTCCTCGCCGCGCTGCCGGGCTGACCGAGTGCCATCCGCCGACAGCGCCGGCTTACCCCGCGAGATGGCGGGCGAGCGCGGTCCATAGCGGCGCCGCCCCGGCAAAGGCGACCACGCTGACGATCAGCGTCGAGGAGGCGAGATCGACATAGGTCTGTTCGCGGCCGGCGATGACGATGCCCGAGAAGGCCGGCGGCAGCGCGGCGAGCAGCACCACCTGTTCGAGATGGGTGGGGCTGACCCCCGTCAGCAGCGCCAGCGCCAGCATCGAGGCCGGCATCAGCCCGACCTTGACCAGCGAATTCCACAGCACTTCCGCATTGAGCTGGAATTTGTGCGCGGAGAGCACCAGCCCGGCGGCGAACACCGCGACGCCCGAGGTGGCGTGGCCGATCAGCGCCAGCGGCGCCTGGAAAAACTCGGGCATGCGGACGCCGGCCAGCACCAGCACGACCGCGATCATCGGCGCCAGCACCACCGGCTCCTTCGCCGCCTTGACCAGCGCGGCGCCGGGGCTGGTGCCCTTCGGCGCGACGAAGAACATGCCGAGCGGGACGAGGATGACGTTCACCACCAGCGCGACGATGGCGACACTCAGAGCAGCCGTGCCGCCGAACAGCGGCGAGAGCACCGCCATGCCGAGAAAGCCCACGGTCGGCGCGCCGGCGCTGAGCCCGGCGATGCCGGCTTCCCGCCGGTCATGGCCGAAGACGAGGAGTGCGCCGAAAAAGGCGATGAAATACCAGAACAGCAGCACGGCGACGGAAATGCTGAGCAGCCGCGTGTCGGAAAACAGCGCCTCGCGCGAGGAATTGGCGATGGAGACAAAGAGCAGCGCGGGCAGGCAATAGGTGAGGACCAGATGATTGAATCCCGAGGCCTGCGCCTGATCGAAGCTGGAGCGTTTTCCCGCGACATAGCCGAGGGCGAGGACGAAAAAGATGGAAAAAATATCCTGAATAATCGGCGTCACAAGAATACTCCACTCATCGGCGCCGTAGCGCCATTGGCATAAGGTCGACCAAAGCCAAGCACAGAGCGGCGCATAGCGGGCTCTCATGTCACGGCTTTGCCGCGCCGGCGCTTGCTCCGCCGGCCTGTCCTCGGCGATAAGACGGCATGCCCGAGACAGCCCCCGACACCCCGCCCGTCCTGCGCTTCGCACCGTCGCCCACCGGCCTCCTGCATGTCGGCAACGCGCGAACCGCGCTGTACAATGCCCTGTTCGCCCGGCAATGGGGTGGTACTTTCATCCTGCGCTATGATGATACGGATACCGCACGCTCCACTGAGGCGTTCGCCGATGCCATCGCGCAGGATATGGGCTGGCTCGGCCTCGTACCGGACCGGGTGGAGCACCAGTCGCGGCGGCTGGCGCGTTATGACGCGGCGGTGGCGCGGCTGAAGGAACTGGGGCGCCTCTACCCCGCCTATGAAACCGAGGACGAATTGGAGGCCAGGCGCCAGTCGCGGCGCCGGCGCGGCCTGCCGCCGCTTTATGACCGCGCGGCGCTGAAACTCTCCGCGGCCGAGCGCGCGGCGCTGGAGGTGGACGGGCGCCGGCCGCATTGGCGCTTCCGCCTCGATGGCCGGCAGGTGGCGTGGGACGACCTCGTGCGCGGGCGGCAGGGCGTCGACACCGCAACCCTTTCCGATCCCGTGCTGGTGCGCGAGGACGGCTCCTATCTCTACACGCTGACATCCGTCGTCGACGACATCGACATGGGCGTGACCCATGTGGTGCGCGGCGAGGACCATGTGACCAATACCGGCGTGCAGATCGAGATCATCGAGGCGCTGGGGGGCCCGGTGCCGCGCTTCGGACACCACAATCTTCTGGTGCTGCCGAGCGGGGAGGGGCTGTCCAAGCGGCTCGGCCATCTCTCGCTAAGGGCGCTGCGGGCGGAAGGCGAAGAGGCGCTGGCGGTGGCGAGCCTCGCCGTGCTCACCGGCACCTCGCGGGCGGTGGAACCGGTCGCCTCGCTCGACGCGCTGGCGGCCAGGATCGACTTCGGCGCGATCTCCCGCGCCCCGGCGCGCTTCGACCCGGCGGAGCTTTCCGCGCTCACCGCCGCGACGCTGCATCACCTGCCGTATGAGGCGGTGGCCGCGCGGCTGGAGGGGCTCGGCGTCGGCGGCTTTGAGGCGTTCTGGCTGGCAGTGCGCGGCAATCTCGCCCACCTTTCCGAGGCGGCCGACTGGTGGCGCGTGGTCGAGGGGCCGCTGACGCCGGTCTCCGCGCCGGAGGATGCCGATTTCCTCGCGCAGGCGGCGGCGCTGCTGCCGGAGGCGTGGGGCGAGGATGTCTATCCGCGCTGGATCGCGGCGTTGAAGCCGGCGAGCGGACGCGCCGGGCGGGGACTGTTCCACCCGCTGCGCCTTGCCCTCACCGGGCGCGAGAGCGGGCCGGAAATGAAGGCGCTGCTGCCGCTGATCGGCCGCGACAAGGCGGCGGCGCGGCTGCGGGGCGAGAGCGCCTAGGTCGGGCAGGCCGGGCTCCGGCCGTCATCCCCGCCGCCGCGTCGCGGAGAGCCGGGATCGCGTGCCGATCGGGGAGACGGTCCCGGATCGGCCTTCGCCCGTCCGGGATGTCGGCTATTGGGAGAATCAGGGCTTCTTGGTCGCGGGCGGGGCGGCCGGGCGCGGCTGGGACATTTCGCGCGAGGCGTCCTCGGTGACGACGATGTCGCCCTTGCGCAGCGTAGGGTCTTCCGCGCCGGAGAGCGCCTGCGCCCAGCTCATGCCGGCCGGGCGGCAGGAACAGGCGGCGACATATTCCTTCTTGAACAGCAGCGCGGTGGGCAGCGACATATAGGGCTGGCCATTGATGCCGACCGCCTGGTTGATGTCCTCGCCCGGGTTGCGATAGGCGAACAGCCGCGCCTCGGTGCCCGGGCACTGGCGCTGGCACTGGGCCTCGTCGGAGCCGAACTTCGCCGGGGTGGCGGCGTAGGAGATCGGGAAGAAGAAGCCGTCGCAGGTGCGCACGCAGACGGTGCGGTAGGTCGAGACCTTCGGCATGTCCAGCGGCTGCACGTCCAGCGGGCCGGATTCCTCCATCGGCACGCCGAACAGCTGTTCGATGAAATTGCGCGGCCGGCGGTTCTGGTTGCCGTAATTGCCGCCGCCGCCCTGGCCGAGCGCCGCCTGATATTGCGGGCC is a genomic window of Ancylobacter sp. IITR112 containing:
- a CDS encoding winged helix-turn-helix transcriptional regulator, giving the protein MARRHQDYACGEGCPVEAALEIIGAKWKGGIVYHLLSGEVRFSELGRRMPNVTARILAKALRELEADGVIARTVYPTIPPQVGYRLTAAGEGLRPAILALHRWGRRPRGAFDVAAE
- a CDS encoding rhamnan synthesis F family protein, with amino-acid sequence MTPSESSLPEQASSAPAGAPPDRAGEDRPAKRARYHMPKQRSPLRRWITANTQKAGRRLGRLLFDAEGHPRAFLRALLFDAYQRPRPGLEGVIFKEPGRPRRPFANWLTRSDATLAPLVATLRFPPPMPGRRTVFVVIETSAAPAEGLLRQLARDHHVVVLVLDGATADGERAPAGEGVTLVPVPVAGARAPRAVLLDALALRAGADRPLFAVTAGLGTIDAADALEQRGIPVVAVIGAPDAGLTGRASPVPAVEPALDPVLGPALELALDRASALVFPSSAARAAALSALPRFAARRRLVAADDPLGAGAAEVLAVGHEIGEELDREVSLVLGHEPERLEVLDIPRENDPPGDFTVVEKLEARIADWRRKALLKRHPNRPPLRRPYSGFHPLIYAEHHPVACFDQRRYPLAHWIERGCPPGPWAIPVFGPLREKRASGLKSALHGHFFYPDLLPELLERVAVNASRPDLFLTTDTPAKAAELKVMTADYPAPVRIDLVPNSGRDVGPFLTGLRDVLTGGGHDVFFHVHGKKTKGRRRAIGDPWRHFLWENLIGGAHPMLDAVLAYMEAQPKLGLIYPEDTHLLDWARNGRICAELREDLGLTEPPGTYVDFPVGNMFAIRPEALAPYLRLDLGWADYPAEPIPDDGTLMHGLERLLPMAVRGAGFTTAAARVPGTDWD
- a CDS encoding nitrilase-related carbon-nitrogen hydrolase, which translates into the protein MSDAFPSSASSFAPADQVLIALAQLNPVAGDPAGNAGRVRAARALAGGQGAELVAFPELFLSGRPPEERMLAPDFQAACREEVEALARETADGGPALLLGAPWSEGGRLFNAALLLEGGKVAASRFKVELAGSGRWEERRVFTPGPLPGPLAFRGVRLGVPVGADLASADVIECLAETGAEILIAPGASPHQRQAQDERLSLAVARVMESGLPLAWLNPVGGQGALGFDGGSFVLNADRTLAVQLPNFQERVRITRWERWADGWRCEEGARAPLLEGDEADYAAAMLGLRDTVEKNGHSGTVLPLAGDAAALAGVLAGVLAVDALGAERVQAVAFAAPAPEGSADAAALMQVLGVRTDTAPMAELLQAVAGVVAPLAAAPQDGRDTLPAHLRAALLQTLADRRCALLLAPGEDVPGAFDPLAGLDDTQWIRLSRLRNRWKPAGALGPDGPVVPDALLAALPG
- a CDS encoding AEC family transporter; the protein is MTPIIQDIFSIFFVLALGYVAGKRSSFDQAQASGFNHLVLTYCLPALLFVSIANSSREALFSDTRLLSISVAVLLFWYFIAFFGALLVFGHDRREAGIAGLSAGAPTVGFLGMAVLSPLFGGTAALSVAIVALVVNVILVPLGMFFVAPKGTSPGAALVKAAKEPVVLAPMIAVVLVLAGVRMPEFFQAPLALIGHATSGVAVFAAGLVLSAHKFQLNAEVLWNSLVKVGLMPASMLALALLTGVSPTHLEQVVLLAALPPAFSGIVIAGREQTYVDLASSTLIVSVVAFAGAAPLWTALARHLAG
- a CDS encoding glutamate--tRNA ligase; this translates as MPETAPDTPPVLRFAPSPTGLLHVGNARTALYNALFARQWGGTFILRYDDTDTARSTEAFADAIAQDMGWLGLVPDRVEHQSRRLARYDAAVARLKELGRLYPAYETEDELEARRQSRRRRGLPPLYDRAALKLSAAERAALEVDGRRPHWRFRLDGRQVAWDDLVRGRQGVDTATLSDPVLVREDGSYLYTLTSVVDDIDMGVTHVVRGEDHVTNTGVQIEIIEALGGPVPRFGHHNLLVLPSGEGLSKRLGHLSLRALRAEGEEALAVASLAVLTGTSRAVEPVASLDALAARIDFGAISRAPARFDPAELSALTAATLHHLPYEAVAARLEGLGVGGFEAFWLAVRGNLAHLSEAADWWRVVEGPLTPVSAPEDADFLAQAAALLPEAWGEDVYPRWIAALKPASGRAGRGLFHPLRLALTGRESGPEMKALLPLIGRDKAAARLRGESA
- a CDS encoding DUF2865 domain-containing protein; amino-acid sequence: MTFRRSRLAARLLLAAALLAPAGFAAAQDYPPGSVGGGYDSGYDGGDRSTCIRLEGQLAGLDRRGGGGQPDYGAAIAQQQQDIANLTAQVRQLGCDKRGFLIFQPQLPPQCESLNRRLTQARSTLDRTMMQARGQQSGNDEQRRQLIYALAQNNCGPQYQAALGQGGGGNYGNQNRRPRNFIEQLFGVPMEESGPLDVQPLDMPKVSTYRTVCVRTCDGFFFPISYAATPAKFGSDEAQCQRQCPGTEARLFAYRNPGEDINQAVGINGQPYMSLPTALLFKKEYVAACSCRPAGMSWAQALSGAEDPTLRKGDIVVTEDASREMSQPRPAAPPATKKP